From the Papaver somniferum cultivar HN1 chromosome 2, ASM357369v1, whole genome shotgun sequence genome, the window CAAGCAAACAAGCAGAATGTTGTGCAGGACAAGATAGATATACTAATCAGAAACTGATATCTCCAAGGTTTATTAGTTGCTAGCCAATTAGAAAAACCAAAACCTAGAACCTTGGTTCTCATTGTAGAGATTGTACAACGAATCTCGTCTCTCTTTTCATCGTCTTCATTAGGAACTCGGCTGGCTTTCTTCATTTGATCTCTCATGAATTCTTCTTTACATGTCGAAAGAAAGATACCGTGGCCTACTGCTAGTAGAAATAATGCTCCATGTAAGGCTTGAAATGACCCGGGATGCTTAATATTTGTAAGGACCACTAATCCCTGTTGAAAAATGAACTTACATAGCTTAATAAGTTGCATTTGAATGTCTCCATAGTAATAGAAAAATCAGTAACTTACATTAACATGTGAGAAAGGAAAGGGAGAATTTCATTTACCAGAATGTAGGATATAGAGTTGACTTGCACCATGAAGTAACATCCAACCCGTAAAGCACATAACTCTGCAAATATGGCCAGTATCCCACTGATAAAGGAAAAAATATTCACGGTCGCTACAGCACGTACGAGTGAGTAACC encodes:
- the LOC113353731 gene encoding uncharacterized protein LOC113353731 encodes the protein MTYLTSIPGYSLVRAVATVNIFSFISGILAIFAELCALRVGCYFMVQVNSISYILGLVVLTNIKHPGSFQALHGALFLLAVGHGIFLSTCKEEFMRDQMKKASRVPNEDDEKRDEIRCTISTMRTKVLGFGFSNWLATNKPWRYQFLISISILSCTTFCLFAWKVIPIISSTACSLSQSPKDEDGNKEIALSNKRLQSQENEDDHSEYHPKEENAETTLSSNQQSEITKTRLRSAAPICFTFLVYGIVCSTGNTFFQDQAGSVNPLTWVVIISPL